The region CTTCTTCCAGATCATCCTCCAGTCCAGTAGGTGGCGATATGCTTCCTCCAAATAAACCCAAATATGGGAGAGTAAGGGCACGTCAAAGTCATGCGCCCTGCTTTCTGAATTGTTTGACACTATGCGGTTGAGGTTGGAGTAGTTTAGTTTGCGTCCATGTCATAATAATATACTTTTACGTAGTTATTCAGGGCGGTAGTGTAATTATCTCTCCTTTTTACTGGCTTCCCAACCAGAAAAATGATGGCTTATGCTCACATTTTGAAAGTGCTGCACAGAAGTCTGAGACAAACCGCGACACAACTCTGCGTGCAAAAGTGCTACGTTGTCCACACGCACAGGGCATTGTGCACAGCGCCAGCATTTGTCCGTCTCGGGACAAAGATTTCTTCACTGGACTGTCTCACTGCAAGTCAGACACACCAAGTTGCGTCTGTCCATTGTACAGCCAGAAGCAGAAGCAGCCCCGAAGACAGAGGCAAGTCTGTGTCCAGGTATCAGAGTGGGACCCCTAAACCTTCAGCTGCACAGAAAGGTATGCAAGGCGACGAGAAAATGACCATTCTTTATCAGTGGTTTCTGTAAGCTTAgtagaaacatattttgttcaGACTAAATGCTCTTTACTGCATCCCACTGAATACATTATAGCTCGACGACATTCTGTAGACTGGATCTGATAATCGGCTTTTAACCTCCTGTCCTATGGTTACTGCAGTGAAAGACGCTGGAAGAGATTTCACCTACTTGATAGTAGTTCTCATCGGGCTGGGAGTGACAGGTAAATAAAATGGTTCTTTTTCAGTCTGGGAAATTATAGAAACAAATACTGTTTGAATACCCAGACTTTGTTCACTTTCTTATTATGTGAAtattacatccatccatccactaaTCCATGTGTATTTATCCTTTATTCATCTATCAATCTGTCTATTAAGCATCAGTCCCAATCtgttatccatccattttttttagcatcaatCTATTTTAATGAGAACACATGGAATTGGGATATTGAAAGCCCTGTGACCATGTTTTATTAATGTCacgttaaatatttttatctaaatCATTTCAATTGGAATACCAGTGAGCTTTAGTAGATTGTGCGTTTCTGTTTTAGGTGGGCTGCTGTATGTGGTGTTTCAAGAGCTGTTTTCTTCCTCGAGCCCAAACAAGGTCTACAGCAGAGCTTTTGACATAGTCAAATCCCACCCAGAGGTGAGAATAAGGCTGTGCTCAAACTGTGACAATAAGTTGCCAATGTGCTGGCTCCGTTtgaacaacaactttaaaatcgcAAAATATGCTCCACCATTACCATCAATGTTTacttacttccgcaaacactgagtATGCTTACTCTGTGTGACATTACTTCGTCCTCTACTGCGCATGATCAACACTTTTAGGTTGTTTGCAGTTCCCACAGGAGATCACATACAAGTCAaatatatttggaaatatttattgaccacacacaaaaataatggatttcacaaaaaattggGATCAAGCATTGAAGCCTGGAGTGTGAATGTAGCATAAGACAGTAGACAGCTGAGAACCGACTGCATCTCCCACTATAACCAAAGGtggggatattttgttgttcgTTCAGTTCAGACACATGTAACCtactctgaaacatttaaattaatctgaaatGCAGGTGATTGGTGCCTTTGGCGAGCCAATCAAATGCTATGGTGAGACCACCCGTCGAGGAAGGAGGCAGCAAGTCAGGTGGGCTTtaatatcaaacattttcttaaaatatcttaGGAAGGTTTTTTATGAGGCTCTCAATAGAGAACAGTGTCTTTGTGGTGACTTCACTGTAACTTTGTGCTTGCTTCTGTTTCCGACTCAGTCACGTGGAGTACATGAAGGATGGACTAAAACACATGAGGCTTAAATTTTACATTGAAGGCTCAGAACCGGGCTTGAAAGGAACGGTTCACTCGGAGTCAAAAGAGGTGTGTACTTTACAtggcaaaattattcatactgcTTCatacttttatacatttttccagtttcaaaACTACAGAtttgaatgttattttcaatttaTGTCCTAGACAGACAAAACGTTGTGCATAATTCTAAAGTCTAAGTAAGTTGACCTGTGGTTTGAACAATTTTATAACAAAGAAAAGTCTGATAAGTTATTCAGCAGGTGCAGTGGATAGGTAATGTCTGTGAACAACAGTTTCTAAATCTTGCCAGTTTCTCAATATAATTTAGCACTGACCTTTGTGCTTATTCTATTGATTCTCACGCTTTGATTTATGCTATTCCTctgtagctctggttgtatgtttagaCCGGTCCTGTTAGAATGTGAAACTGGTcttatcatataaaatcctaaTTATTTAGAATAAAGATTCTGTTTATAACATGacaatgtgtaaaaaatatatattttgcaaaacactAATCCTAATGagaatattctaattttatatttatctggTTCTTGAcatctgttttgtcattttcagaaTGCTGAAACTGGAAAATATGAATTTCGCTATCTATTTGTGGACGTAGACACATACCCCAGGAGGAGCATTATTGTGGAAGACAACAGATGAGAAAGATTTCATGACTTCTCAGCATTTAAAAACAGGGAAATGGTGTCTAACTAAAATGCAGGCGTTAGTGTCCATGGATGAaaaacttctttatttttttgcaatatttgtgaTTGATTGAAAGTAATTTTTCTTGTAGCAGTTTAACAAAGTCAGATGTATTACaaatagaaattgttttggGATTAAATTGTGGAttgtattattaataaaatatgttttttttttcatctaatttGTTGTCCGTGGTTTTAGATTATTTTGCTCCAGCTACATTTTATGTAgagtttttatatgtatataaaggcctattttttttagttattacagcaaatacttttttttaaattgtgaaattggTAGGTTAGCAGTGTATGATTCTGCATTGTTTTGAATAGTATGGTGCATCTTAATATATTGACCACCAGATGGagacacaaaatggaaacactgtGTGTTGTGTTCcttattttatctgtttatcaTGACaatatttgaggttttttttttttttatttaatataacaaCATATTGCAACTAATTTTTCCTGTAAAGTATGGCCATATATCctctaaatatttctgaatggCTACTTTTATTCCTGCTATAGCAATGCAGGAGATTATAAACTGCATGGATCTAAATAGTAATTactcaaattgtgtttttttttttattataaatcttACTGATACTATAAAAAAATCTGGGTGAAATGTCTTGGGTTACAACAACAGAAAGTTTAAACTTACAGAAGATAATTTCCAAAACAATGTCTACCAATGCTTTTCAAAAGAGAAATCTGTTAGTACTAAACtattttaaagttgattttacatgatgACTGGAAGTGAAGcaggaatgaaaaaaatcataatgacCCTTCAAAGTAATGTATGCTTAGACTTATCAAAATTTGTCTTTTGATTACATATTTACTCCCAGTGAAACTATGAAGTACCTCTGAGATTACAGTGATACTTTATAGAATCTAATAGGCCTAATTCAAAAGCCAACAACTTGCAAGCACCAGAAATATTTTGGCAGGAGTTTTCCATATTTGCCACATTTACGGTTTGTCAGTCAAATTGTCCAAATGAAATTGCTACTAACTCCGTCTCCAAGGGTTttagttgttgctgctgctgctatttTCTAATGAACAgcaatcaaactttatttgctGTGTTGGCATTTTACGGTCAGGTGTAGCTCAaaagtgctgcacaaacattaaaaacagctgaacaaacaaaacactaaaatagAGAAGTGTGTTGAATCATTTATAAATATTGCAGAACTGAAGAAACACAATCATGTAGTGAGAAACATCAGAAAGtatatgtaaaaatgtgatgaagCCTCTAAGTTAATAAATCATAAAGacaaatgcataaaacaaaGTATGTAGTGATAATTGTAATATTTGcacatgtatatttatttagtcAATAATAAAAGTTGTTGAAATTGTTGGAACACAAAGTAGTTCAACACAAATATGTAATCAAAAGTCAGACTAAAACTTGGACACTTGAAAGCCTCTTCTATTTAGAAAGTAAAGGAAGAAACTAGTTTTATGCAATGCTCTGATGGGGTTTTTGATCAAgtccttaaaacatttttatgcactttcttatctgtagttattttttaaatgattattctGTTGGTTacaaatatggaagaaaaaaaatcagaaagaaaatacGCAAACCGGATGAAGTGCAggaattatttctaaataatcATAGAAAATAGGCTTCCTGGGTGtcaaaacaaagctatttcgtACTGTTGTACGGCATGGATGACagtatctttatttatttatttagtctaAAGCAAAGACTACCAATTAATTCGTACTGAGAATTTGGTTCGTGTGAAGGGGGAGCGTCTTACTGGAAGCGCGAAATCAACACCCGCATTAACGACGCCCACCTGGGTAACTGAAAGCAGCACAGAACACAGCAGGATGTGGTCAGTCAGTCTGCGTTAGCTCCCACTGCGCTCAGTCTACTTAAGTTCTTTATTTAACCCGAATTCAACAAATAGCTCGCCCAATTGATAGTACATGGCATGTTATGAACAACGGAGAGGCGTATTTATCAAACAGAACAGTTTTAGTCGTTGTTTTGCGCTCGGAATAAGTGACTAAAGCTGCTGTTGCTTTGGCCTGCTACGCGGATATCCTAGCTAAAACTAGCAGCAGCCTCTATTGGCTCCTGGAGCTTCCTCACCCGAAATAGAAAGAGAAATGGCACACCTTGCTAGCCAACTCAGGTGGacgtctctgtctctttaaggtaAGTTTACTTCTGTACTAAATTTGTTTCTAATTTCACAAAGGACTTTTggtgtttaaatttgtttatgtttaaagtTTCAGACACGCTACAACATGCTTGAGTCTGCTAGCAGCGAAGTGAACTGACGTGACAAATGTTGCTTCCTTGTAACCAAAATGATTCATGTCTGCAGGGAAAGTTGTGTGGTTCTTCAGTAATGAGACTCTCCTCTGAGTTAtaaacgtcttatgaaatggagCTTTACTGGTATATGTaagtgaatttttatttatttatttttttcaatagctgtgtgtttatttctttttgactGTACACTGATGACTTTGTACTCACGTACCAACAGTGTGTCCCTTTTCGTTGTACTGTAGTGGTACTGAAAATGTTGGTATCTGCTATTTataagttaaaaatgtattatgcGCTTTAGCTAtcatttattgctaaaaaaaaatgcttaaaaaaaatcttacggATACAGTCCTGAAAGCAACTGTTCATATTCTGATGAAtaatgccatttttattttatgtttgacttGTAATAAGTATTACTGGACcatattatatatatgtatgacaaagacaaacaatatTCTGGCCTGAAAACAAGAATACATTTAAGATTATGTCAGTTTAGTTAATATTACAAATATAGATAATGAGGTTTTGTTGGAATGTTGTACGTTTTTAATACATTACTTTCAATAGATTTCTCTCATTAGGTATTCTATAGTATATATACAGATTATTTGATTTCAGAAAGTTATGTTAAAATGACCTCAAATGGCAGGACTCTACCATCTTAAAACAACTGCAGTCAACAAAACACCATTGTAAATTATGAAAGCTCGATTTTATGAACCTTCAAATGATTGTTGTGTTTGCTGTACTCATTTACACAGAAAAGCTCTAATTACATGTAAAACAGAGGTAGAAGGTGCTGCATCACAGATTATATTCCCTTCTGAGGTGTGCATGGAGTACAAAAAACGTAAAGCAAACAGGGCAGCATTACATGTTCACTTCTCGGTTTGTGTTTCACACAAGAAGCTCATTTGTGCTGCACTGCCCCCAGCCTAAACATAATCGTCTATCAAGCAGTTCCTGACTTTAACAAACTAACACAAAGGAAACATTGGTCTCAgttatttacaaaatacttAAGAAAAAATGTAGATACAATTTCTATATAATTACCAAAAACATTGCCTCAGATACTCCTCAAAAGGGAtgtgcaattaaaaaaatggtTGAAGAACCACCATAGAAAGTGAAGAGGACAAAAAATGaactgagagagaaaaaaacccgCTGGTGGCTGCTTCTGTGGCATTCCATTTCCCTCTAATCAGAACTTGGAATAACATCAGTTTCACAGTGTTTTAGTTGCAATTTGGAAAAACAGTAGGAGAACCCAGTTGTACTCAAAGGCATATTAACTACTAAGCGTGTGTATAACAGTGCGTATTTCTGATGGAACACATTCACAAACAGTGGTTACAGATAATACGTATGTGTGGGAAAGATTTTAAAAGGTGCAAACCGTGTGACATGCAAACAGTTGTTACATCCGTGGTCACTATATTTTAACCCATGGACACTATTTATGATTTAGAGGCTTTGCGAGACACCTCCTTCTTTCATTCTTAGAATTTTGACTGTTGCACCTTTTAATTTTGACCTCTTGGATCttggaggtttttattttaaacatatttttcctcCCACAGAGTTGTTATAATATTCATCATCATAAAGATCTTCTTCTATGTGTGCTGGTACCGGTCAAGACAAAGGCAGCTGGCAGCATATTTGAGCAACACCCGCAATGCACAGATAGTCATCGTCGGAGGAAGGGCTTACCTTCATCAGATGTGTGAGAGACAGAATGTAAGTGCAGAACCTATGTCCTGTTTCTAAAATGCGTCATTTAGCTGTCAGCGTCTAAAGAGGTTTTCTGCTTCcagcatgttttaatttttgttgggTCATGGCTTTGGACAGCTTCAAGGGTTTCTGGGATAAAGATAATCTCTTAAGAGACATTTGGTTCAGCGAGTAAGACGCAGTCAAATAAGGTCATTGTTGGCTGGGTGATGTTTTAACAGACAAGTTGTTTGTGGTCTCACTCAGGAATGCATTTGTTTCTGCTCTCTTATTACTTACTTTATCCATATAAAGTATAAAGATCTTTGTCGGAATTCAGTAGATGCTTTTGTGCTTTAGttgaataaataactaaaatctaGATGTTTAACTCATGACTTTCAACCGTATTTGTAAGAACTGCATTATGCAATCATTTTGATAACAAACTAAGAGCCGAGTTCATTTACAGGCAACTGTATGCTCCACTTTTGCCTGAAAAAGCAATTTTACCAgttattgtttgtatttcccTTCTTGCTTGATTGTTGATAttttcatcttctgtttttctttgtcatcCAAAGCATAGAAATactcaaaagaaaattattagtCTGATCtgttaaagctttaaaatataattaacttaaaatataacTTCCTATTGTATTGATGCTTAAGTGATCAGTCAAGAACTGCCTTGGATTACCTTAGATGACCTCTTCAGGTTTGGCCCCACAACCTGTAAATTTCATAGCGTTTCTATAACAACTGGACAGAATCTTCAATTTGCTAAAACAAACAGGTGGAAACAGtttgcatttcctttctttctcctaaaaatgtccaaagaaaaaggagttaaataatttcagacacaacatattgtttttttctaattgatCTCGTTACATCTGAGAAcagacatttgtatttttagccTTGTTTGGGATATTTGTTCCCCAGGAAATGCCCCATttgcagaagaaaataaatgaaactgctCAATGCCAGTACTCATAGGCTCGGGTTTCCCCTGATCATTTATAATATCCTGTGTCATATCTGAATGTTTACAAGACATGAAAGAACATGCAGTCTAGTTGCTTCTGTCAGACAAGTAATTACATGCGAGCTTGTAGAATAAGAATCCCTCTCACCTTGAACTTTAACCTGACACATTTTGTTGCatatttctcacttttttccAGCTTCTTCACACTACTTATTCCGTCTGATTATTAACTGATTGTTCccacttttctgtctttttataaattatttacatactCCTCCTGTTGTTTTGCTGTCCTCCTTGCAGCCTTTGCAGTCTCTGGTGGATAATGTTCCATGTTTAGATGATAATGGAATGTGGAGCAGGAAGGTCTTAAGGTCATCCATGACCCAATGGATGTTTGGGGAAATTACAAAATATCTCAATTTTGAGCCTAAATGAATAAGATTAAATTGCTAAATCTTCTCTAACCACATTATTCACTTTTAACTACAAAACTCATAATATGATAAGAGACATCAATGTATTTTTGAATGCTACCTTTCATATAAATTGGTTTTCATATTTCTCTGGTACGCTGCTTATTTGAATAAGGCCTTTGTAGTTAAGTTGTGGCCTAATGAAATTTGATAACTAAGGTCCAGAAGTGATAATGAGGTGGTATTATGTAaaacctgcatttttttttagccttatATTGTGTAGTATTACTCCATcatcaaaaaatatacatggagtgttgctttgattcttttattgcatgtttgagaaatccttgaatctcccatggcaaccattggGGGTGGTACCTAAACACTTGGTCTGACCAAGCACCGTCTTTTTCACActgctcctccttggagctgcagtctttAGCCGaacttctgcctcacagagcaccctTCCCCTGCAGCTCCTTTAGACTAGCACCAGCAGCCAATAACAAACACCTtgggaactgcacatctgctgggCTCATACCAATTACTTTTCATTCCAACTCTCCTAAGGATGGTTGTAAACTTCATACTGcaaagcattgttgtgatgacgtgctgaaggtGGAACGTtggaaagagcagaagtttcttaaagagacagatggaATTTAAAGgcatcacatttcttttaaatcatatttgttatatacaacatttttataacagctgaaaGTAACCTAGTTACTtgtttgtgctataaaatggcagtATGTGCCTGGAAATGCAtaatactgtctctttaagagttACAGGTGTAGAAAATCAATGCTATCATAACTGTTATCTTTAGAGAAGTGTCCATATAAAACCAGACCAATTGAAAACTTCATAATGGATGTCCTTTGTATGTACATTTATGCACTTCTGCATTTTCAGTGCTTCTGCATTTTGCTCGTGTGTTTATATTAACTATGCATCTCCTTCCTCTGTAGCAAGCATCTGTGTGGCCCAGTTGGTACGGCGTTCAGGAGGACTTTTCAGTCGAGGAACCTTCCTCAACAATGCCCCCGACTGCATCCTTCTCCCACCTGGAAATGCCCCCACCATACGAGGTGGTCTCTGGAGGTAACAATGCACATAAGACCTGTAATATGGAATCCATCAGTTTATGTCCTGATGCAATCAGAGCCAGTCAGCATACATacttaacttttgttttgtttttcctatcCCCTTCCTCTTATATGTTTTGCTGCTATCCACTCACATGTTGGATGTCTGTGTTGTACTTTGTATCCAAGTAGCAGCATTGAGGACATAGAGGGCTTCTCTAAAAGATACATAATGAATACATAGCATTTTTccttaaatcattttattttagctgtcTTTGTATGTTTCATGtagttgtcctgctggaaagaGACCCTCACCCCATTCTCAAATCTATTGTTGCCACCAACAGGCTTTCTTCTTTGGTTGCTCTGTGTTTATCTCTATTAATACTCACATCAGCTTTGACCACCTTCCTTGTGCTTCCTACTGAGGAAAGCACTGGGggacagcatgatgctgccagcaTGTTTTATGTTGAGGGTAGTGTTTTCAGAGGGATgtgctgtgtttattttcttccactcatggtttgtttttttgtttttctatttctttcttgtAGACCAGaacgtttgttgttttttttctctcatcagAGAAGAGAACCTTCTGCcaaatttattgcattttcaaaaagtttcttCCTGCCACTTTTTTGTAAAGGTCAGATTTATAGAGTGCACAAGCTGCTGTCAACAACAACCATCTGAGAAGCTTCTCTGTAGTTACCACAGGTCCTTTGACTAGTTCTCTGACTTTTCTTGTCTGAGCTGTCAGTTAAGGTGGACAGGCACTTTTTGGTAGGTT is a window of Xiphophorus maculatus strain JP 163 A chromosome 21, X_maculatus-5.0-male, whole genome shotgun sequence DNA encoding:
- the timm21 gene encoding mitochondrial import inner membrane translocase subunit Tim21 isoform X1 codes for the protein MMAYAHILKVLHRSLRQTATQLCVQKCYVVHTHRALCTAPAFVRLGTKISSLDCLTASQTHQVASVHCTARSRSSPEDRGKSVSRYQSGTPKPSAAQKVKDAGRDFTYLIVVLIGLGVTGGLLYVVFQELFSSSSPNKVYSRAFDIVKSHPEVIGAFGEPIKCYGETTRRGRRQQVSHVEYMKDGLKHMRLKFYIEGSEPGLKGTVHSESKENAETGKYEFRYLFVDVDTYPRRSIIVEDNR
- the timm21 gene encoding mitochondrial import inner membrane translocase subunit Tim21 isoform X2, translated to MMAYAHILKVLHRSLRQTATQLCVQKCYVVHTHRALCTAPAFVRLGTKISSLDCLTASQTHQVASVHCTARSRSSPEDRGKSVSRYQSGTPKPSAAQKVKDAGRDFTYLIVVLIGLGVTGGLLYVVFQELFSSSSPNKVYSRAFDIVKSHPEVRIRLCSNCDNKLPMCWLRLNNNFKIAKYAPPLPSMFTYFRKH